Within the Synechococcales cyanobacterium CNB genome, the region TGCCCATGCCGGCGAGCACGCGGGCGAGGCCGCGAGATTTCGCCTGCTCGATGCCCGCGAGGAGGTTGTCTACGGACTTCTCGCCCATGCGTTCGAGACCGACAAGCGCATCGCGGTGCTCGCGGAGCCGGAAGACGTCGGCGAACGAGTTCAGGGGGATCGGCCGGTCCGTGCCGGCGGTCGCGCGGATCAGGTCAACCGTCTTCTCGCCCAGGCCCTCGATGTCCATCTGCTTTCGGCCCGCGAACCAGATGATCTTCTCGCGGACCTGGGCCGGGCACTCGGGGTTGATGCATCGGCGTTCGGTTTCGAGCGTCGGGTCGTCCCGCGCTTCGGGCGGCTCGATCTCAACCGGGCCATCGCAAACGGGGCAGGTCTGGGGAGCCTGCACACGCCTCGCCCCCTTCGGTCGCTTGGCGAGGACGACGCGGAGGACGTAGGGGATGATCTCCCCGGCCTTCTCGATCTCGACCGTGTCGCCGATGCAGAGGTGCGTGCAGGGGTCGGCGGGTTCGTCCACGGATAGATCGGTGCGCATCTTGCGCACCCGGCCGTAGTTGTGCAGGGTCGCGTGCTGCACGACCGTGCCGGCGATGAGCGTCGGTTCCATGACCGCCCTGGGCGTGATCCGACCGCTCTTGCCCACCTGCGGCTCGACGCGCAGGAGTTTCGTGAGTTTGCGCTCGGCGGGGTACTTGTACGCGATGATCCAGCGTGGGCTTTTGGCGGTCGTGCCGAGGCGGTCCTGCACAGACCAGGCGTCCACCCGCACGACCATGCCGTCGGTTGCGTAGGGCATCTCGTGGCGGTGCGAGGCGAACTTCTCGATCGCGCAGATCATGTCCTCGATCCTGCGGCCGCGTGCCTGGATCGGATTGACGGGGATGCCGAGGCTGCGCAGGCGGTCGAGGAAGCGGGAGTGCGAGTCGGCGAAGTGGGGGTCGGAGACTTCGCCGCGGCCGTGGGCGACGAAGGCCAGCCGCCGCTGGGCGACGGCCTTGGGGTCGAGCTGCTTGAGCGTTCCAGCGGTGGCGTTGCGGGGATTCATGAAGGGGTCGAGTTCGTCGGCCTCGCGCTGGGTGTTGATGCGTTCGAACTCGTCGAGCGGCATGTAGATTTCGCCGCGGGCTTCGAGGACACCGGGAGCGTCGCCTTCGAGTCGGAGGGGGATGGAGCGGATGGTGCGCGCGTTGTGGGTGATGTCGTCGCCGCGGGCGCCGTCGCCGCGGGTGAGGGCGAGGGCGAGGCTCCCCTTCTCCCATCGCACACTGACGGCGACGCCGTCGATCTTGGGGTCGCAGACGAGCCAGGGGGGTTCGCCCGCGAACAGCCCGCCTTCGCCGCCGAGGCCGCGCAGGACGCGGGCGTGCCACTCGCGCAGTTCGGCCTCGTCGTAGGTGTTGTCGATGGAGAGCATGGGCCGCGAGTGCGCGACGG harbors:
- the ligA gene encoding NAD-dependent DNA ligase LigA, which produces MSARDPARRAAELRSLLERANRAYYVDTRPIMPDAEFDRLLRELEDLEAAHPELADPNSPTRRVGGEPIKGFRTVAHSRPMLSIDNTYDEAELREWHARVLRGLGGEGGLFAGEPPWLVCDPKIDGVAVSVRWEKGSLALALTRGDGARGDDITHNARTIRSIPLRLEGDAPGVLEARGEIYMPLDEFERINTQREADELDPFMNPRNATAGTLKQLDPKAVAQRRLAFVAHGRGEVSDPHFADSHSRFLDRLRSLGIPVNPIQARGRRIEDMICAIEKFASHRHEMPYATDGMVVRVDAWSVQDRLGTTAKSPRWIIAYKYPAERKLTKLLRVEPQVGKSGRITPRAVMEPTLIAGTVVQHATLHNYGRVRKMRTDLSVDEPADPCTHLCIGDTVEIEKAGEIIPYVLRVVLAKRPKGARRVQAPQTCPVCDGPVEIEPPEARDDPTLETERRCINPECPAQVREKIIWFAGRKQMDIEGLGEKTVDLIRATAGTDRPIPLNSFADVFRLREHRDALVGLERMGEKSVDNLLAGIEQAKSRGLARVLAGMGIRHVGDTTARAIARVFPDLDALLAAKVWQLMPMAVNRMSSIRRRQLTGSPDPVEPVYETGLGEDTAPVVYEYLHSAAARKTFAELRSLGVDLASHDYRPPGRASSRPDSPFAGKTIVLTGTLESFDRTTLTELLESLGAKVTGSVSKNTDLVIAGEAAGSKLDKARALGVEVWDEARLLEHLPS